In Gimesia benthica, a single window of DNA contains:
- a CDS encoding ABC transporter ATP-binding protein, whose amino-acid sequence MINDQQNHPPVINIENVSHSFKGHRALQGISFQVHPQSLHGFVGPNGAGKTTTLKIICTLLQPQAGKVAVFGHDVRTAVKEIRKRIGFMPDHFSTYRQMTVFEYLDFFGAAYGLKQEQRDQVINDVLTLTDMDGRRDSLISGLSRGMQQRVSLARVLVNDPDLLLLDEPASGLDPRARIELMEILQELKRMGKTIFISSHILSELAELCDSVTIIDRGLIKYSGSMDGLLNYEQEHPVYKITLESEPDAIIAALANEPGIVNVEKTPKPREMRVTFDMTILNSSALLSKIIALNGVIDSFQRDKKHLNQAFLDLTEQGVR is encoded by the coding sequence ATGATTAATGACCAACAGAATCATCCGCCTGTCATCAATATTGAGAATGTCTCTCATTCCTTCAAAGGGCATCGTGCACTTCAGGGAATCAGTTTTCAGGTACACCCACAATCCCTGCATGGATTCGTAGGGCCGAATGGTGCCGGCAAGACGACAACACTCAAAATCATCTGCACGCTGCTGCAACCTCAGGCAGGCAAAGTCGCCGTTTTTGGGCATGATGTGCGTACTGCCGTCAAGGAGATTCGAAAGCGGATCGGCTTCATGCCGGATCATTTCAGTACCTACCGCCAGATGACTGTCTTTGAATATCTGGACTTCTTTGGGGCTGCTTATGGATTAAAGCAGGAACAGCGCGACCAGGTCATCAATGATGTGCTGACATTAACGGACATGGATGGCCGCAGAGATTCGCTGATCAGTGGACTGTCGCGGGGTATGCAGCAGCGGGTGAGTCTGGCACGGGTGCTAGTGAACGATCCCGACCTGCTCTTGTTAGACGAACCTGCTTCCGGCCTGGATCCCCGAGCCCGGATTGAGTTAATGGAAATTCTCCAGGAACTGAAGCGGATGGGCAAAACGATTTTCATCAGCTCTCATATCCTCAGTGAGCTCGCTGAGTTATGTGACAGCGTAACCATTATCGACCGCGGGTTGATTAAATACAGTGGATCCATGGATGGTCTGCTGAATTATGAACAGGAACATCCCGTCTATAAGATCACCCTTGAATCGGAACCGGATGCGATTATCGCTGCTCTGGCGAATGAACCCGGTATCGTCAATGTCGAAAAGACACCCAAACCACGGGAAATGCGGGTGACCTTTGATATGACGATCCTCAATTCCAGTGCACTGCTTTCTAAAATCATTGCACTCAATGGAGTCATCGATTCCTTCCAGCGAGACAAGAAGCATTTGAACCAGGCATTTCTGGATCTCACAGAGCAGGGGGTACGCTGA
- a CDS encoding ABC transporter ATP-binding protein has translation MSIQPPMVEVKNLWVRYGKYEAVKGISFTIPKGEVFGFIGPNGAGKSSTIKVLATLQREYECDAVKINGVSVHKAPHLIREMIGYMPDFFGVYEDLTAREYLHFFAAAYRINRSRRKAIVDDVLELTDLTAKIDSPVDSLSRGMKQRLALARVLLHDPDLLLLDEPASGLDPRARIEVRELLVALKEMGKTIIISSHILHELSQLCTSIGIIEAGQFVTQGSLDQIYKRLELSRVIHVQIVGEMNGICQQIEQFEGVKSVSVQADRLAIQLQEDQMAVDELHARLAATGARIRMFQAEAMDMETVFMKLTEGKTA, from the coding sequence ATGAGCATACAGCCTCCAATGGTGGAAGTGAAAAATCTGTGGGTTCGCTACGGTAAATACGAAGCCGTCAAAGGGATCTCATTTACGATTCCTAAAGGCGAAGTCTTCGGTTTCATCGGCCCCAATGGTGCCGGGAAATCATCCACGATTAAAGTACTGGCAACGCTGCAACGGGAGTATGAATGCGACGCAGTCAAAATCAACGGAGTTTCTGTGCATAAAGCACCGCATCTGATCCGCGAGATGATCGGCTACATGCCCGATTTCTTCGGCGTGTATGAAGACCTGACCGCCCGCGAGTATCTGCACTTTTTCGCCGCCGCCTATCGCATAAATCGCAGCCGTCGCAAAGCAATTGTTGACGACGTTCTGGAATTGACCGATCTGACGGCGAAGATTGACTCGCCCGTTGACTCTCTGTCGCGCGGAATGAAACAGCGGCTGGCCCTGGCACGCGTCCTGCTGCACGACCCTGACCTGCTGCTGTTGGATGAACCAGCCAGTGGCCTGGATCCCAGGGCACGAATTGAGGTCCGCGAACTTCTGGTCGCCCTCAAAGAGATGGGGAAGACGATCATCATCTCCAGCCATATTCTGCACGAACTATCGCAGCTTTGTACGAGTATCGGCATCATTGAGGCAGGTCAGTTTGTCACCCAGGGATCTCTGGATCAGATTTATAAACGGCTTGAGCTCAGCCGGGTCATTCACGTGCAGATTGTCGGTGAGATGAACGGGATCTGTCAGCAGATCGAACAATTCGAAGGGGTCAAGTCCGTTTCCGTGCAGGCAGACCGCCTGGCAATTCAACTGCAGGAAGACCAGATGGCCGTCGATGAGTTGCACGCCCGACTGGCTGCGACGGGGGCCCGAATCCGCATGTTCCAGGCGGAAGCCATGGATATGGAAACGGTATTCATGAAGTTGACGGAGGGCAAGACGGCATGA
- a CDS encoding ABC transporter permease has translation MKSRGFQLGLPLLSKELTELANRRRTYIIRTIYALLFLGFVGFIYIDLMSGLQNNPMAILGRGRDIFEAMVYLQFTAIYLFLPAISCSVITHEKERNSLGLLLITRLSPGTIILEKYLGRLITMLTFLTLGLPILAFAYALGGVSPAMFISGIWFLLMTMLQVAALGVLCSSFFRSTVGAFIATYVFGFFMLFGPIIVYELNLFYYRELFNLFTQVLQNIPVLGNLLGNWGRSSELNLFLFGPYLFDLCSRTTGISAILGPLLMSIPMLTVTLMFLIMAHYFLVRRAFLTPRNLLLNMFKKLDSQFSKINDNRVTRGIVLVQDDVKLPENDPIAWRETSKKSLGTFRYLFRILVALEVPILFLCILIATGSPEPVVPGAVMLLWGVWILTTLLLAVSATSLIAGERSHETLDVLLTAPLSGREILRQKIAGVKRLCLVLLIPLLTIVLFETWWKMEYHLAGYSYSSYRHSNYSTRWFAYFTGSMLTISIYLPMLIYLFCWIGMKIKSQTKAILTSLGGVILWCLSPFILAFPLFVLNPSMNEDSVIYGVLLGPASFIVVNEIAEFHEFGSIWIPLILNSLIYGCLCFWFRHLCLGHIDERLGRLGDTPEQDYVPPAPPSNSKPVLSSPLEG, from the coding sequence ATGAAATCCAGAGGATTCCAACTCGGGCTTCCGCTGCTCTCCAAAGAGCTGACAGAACTGGCCAACCGCCGTAGAACCTATATCATCCGCACCATTTATGCGCTGCTGTTCCTCGGTTTTGTCGGTTTTATTTATATCGATCTGATGTCGGGACTTCAAAATAACCCGATGGCCATTCTGGGGCGGGGACGTGACATCTTTGAGGCGATGGTCTATCTGCAGTTTACCGCCATTTATCTCTTCCTGCCCGCGATTTCCTGTAGCGTGATCACCCACGAAAAAGAGCGCAACAGTCTGGGACTGTTGCTGATTACCAGGCTGAGTCCCGGGACCATCATTCTCGAAAAATACCTGGGCCGATTAATTACGATGCTCACATTCCTGACCCTGGGGCTACCAATTCTGGCTTTTGCCTATGCCCTGGGTGGGGTTTCACCGGCGATGTTTATCAGCGGGATCTGGTTTCTGCTCATGACAATGCTGCAGGTCGCCGCTTTAGGCGTGCTCTGTTCCAGTTTCTTTCGCAGCACTGTGGGGGCCTTTATTGCGACCTATGTGTTCGGCTTTTTCATGCTGTTTGGACCGATTATCGTCTACGAACTGAATTTGTTTTATTACCGGGAACTGTTTAACCTTTTTACTCAGGTACTGCAAAATATCCCGGTTTTGGGTAATCTGCTGGGAAACTGGGGACGCTCGTCTGAGTTGAACCTGTTCCTGTTCGGACCTTACCTGTTCGATCTGTGTTCCCGTACGACTGGTATCTCCGCGATCCTGGGGCCACTCCTGATGAGTATTCCCATGCTGACTGTCACGCTGATGTTTCTGATTATGGCCCACTATTTTCTCGTGCGACGTGCCTTCCTGACGCCACGAAATCTGCTGTTGAACATGTTCAAGAAGCTGGACTCTCAGTTCAGTAAAATCAATGACAATCGCGTGACACGGGGTATCGTACTGGTGCAGGATGATGTGAAACTGCCCGAGAATGATCCCATCGCCTGGAGGGAAACCTCCAAGAAATCACTGGGCACGTTTCGTTATCTGTTTCGCATCCTGGTCGCGCTGGAAGTCCCCATTCTGTTTTTGTGTATCTTGATTGCCACCGGTAGTCCGGAACCGGTGGTCCCCGGGGCGGTCATGTTGCTGTGGGGTGTCTGGATCCTGACAACGCTGCTGCTCGCGGTTTCAGCCACCAGTCTGATTGCAGGAGAGCGGTCTCACGAAACACTTGATGTGCTGCTCACGGCGCCTCTTTCGGGTAGAGAAATCCTCAGACAGAAAATTGCCGGCGTCAAAAGGCTCTGTCTGGTACTGTTGATTCCCCTGCTGACCATCGTGTTATTTGAAACCTGGTGGAAAATGGAGTATCACCTGGCCGGCTATTCCTATTCGTCTTACCGTCACTCGAATTACTCGACACGCTGGTTCGCTTACTTTACCGGTTCGATGCTGACGATTTCGATCTACCTGCCGATGTTGATTTATCTTTTCTGCTGGATCGGGATGAAAATCAAATCCCAGACGAAAGCCATCCTGACGTCTCTGGGGGGCGTCATTCTCTGGTGTCTGTCCCCGTTCATCCTGGCGTTTCCCCTCTTTGTATTAAATCCCTCAATGAATGAAGATTCAGTGATCTACGGCGTTCTACTGGGACCGGCTTCTTTTATCGTGGTGAATGAAATCGCTGAATTTCATGAATTCGGTTCGATCTGGATTCCTCTCATCCTTAATTCCCTGATCTATGGCTGCCTATGTTTCTGGTTTCGCCACTTGTGTCTCGGGCACATTGATGAGAGACTGGGGCGGTTAGGGGACACACCTGAACAGGATTATGTTCCTCCCGCACCCCCGAGTAATTCGAAACCAGTATTGAGTTCTCCCCTGGAAGGATAG
- a CDS encoding vWA domain-containing protein, with translation MNFWPGFYALQGAWFLLLLIPLLVFYFLKLKRPHQRVPSLALWSQVINDRRVNSPFQKFKRSILLLLQILLLLFLVLALMQPYIQSGAERAEYLPILIDSSASMAATDPETKKSRLDLAKERVNELIENMLPDQRISLVAVGSTARRLTDFTDNQRVLKKSLASLKVDDVPSQLEDALRMTQALSRTAPIKSVLFYSDGNFPQEIDFELPFELNYQLLPPAGVNVGITSMNARKNQAGTWDVFLRIENSKQADSSASVELIQDGQSVAREEIVLGPGESQRLEFSVDAGGASKIKAILTPAGADSLVADNEAYLTIPQSRQLLVYVDPELASYRYALDENSEMILYPQPDQSSAPAEYDLVISGAAKDMDREALIKLGVGFVPEELEKYIKLETELTEVVDWNRSSSLLRHVQLSDVQITQQPVWTENSGVENLEELGYEVLIHGKLGPLLLQKRTPTDQEFYFLFDTDRSTLPYRVGFPIMVSNLVQLTLQEAGIAETQAAATPVLPVVEYQPEQSYQIKPPVGKTMTVKSDANGVLSGIAALHVGTYNISGEGAKDAELGVSLLNPLETSLVSVEKIQFSEVPVSAAAAQIDSDKPLWSEFALIAFFLLLLEWWYFQRKPTGVPT, from the coding sequence ATGAATTTCTGGCCCGGATTTTACGCTCTGCAGGGTGCCTGGTTTCTATTACTACTAATTCCGTTGCTTGTGTTTTACTTTTTGAAACTCAAGCGACCGCATCAGCGCGTGCCTTCGCTGGCACTCTGGAGCCAGGTTATCAATGACCGTCGGGTGAATTCTCCCTTTCAGAAATTCAAACGCAGCATTCTGTTGCTGCTGCAGATCCTGTTACTGCTGTTCCTGGTTCTGGCTTTAATGCAGCCTTATATCCAGAGCGGGGCAGAACGGGCCGAATACCTGCCGATTCTGATCGACAGTTCCGCCAGTATGGCTGCGACCGATCCGGAAACAAAAAAGTCACGGCTGGATCTCGCCAAAGAGCGAGTGAATGAGCTGATTGAGAATATGCTGCCCGACCAGAGAATCTCGCTGGTCGCCGTCGGCTCGACTGCCAGGCGGCTGACTGATTTCACCGACAATCAGCGCGTTCTCAAAAAGTCGCTGGCATCACTCAAAGTAGATGATGTTCCCAGCCAGTTGGAAGACGCGCTGCGGATGACACAGGCACTCTCACGCACCGCCCCGATTAAGTCAGTCCTCTTCTACTCCGATGGCAATTTTCCACAAGAGATCGACTTTGAACTCCCCTTTGAGCTGAATTACCAGCTGTTGCCTCCTGCTGGCGTGAATGTCGGAATCACTTCCATGAATGCCCGCAAAAATCAGGCGGGGACCTGGGACGTCTTCCTGCGGATCGAGAACTCAAAACAGGCAGACAGTTCCGCCTCCGTAGAACTGATCCAGGATGGACAGAGTGTCGCCCGGGAAGAGATCGTTCTGGGCCCGGGAGAATCACAACGACTGGAATTCTCCGTTGATGCGGGAGGCGCTTCGAAAATCAAAGCCATCCTGACTCCTGCAGGCGCAGACAGTCTGGTCGCAGATAACGAAGCCTATCTTACCATTCCACAGTCTCGTCAACTTCTGGTTTATGTGGATCCTGAGTTAGCCAGCTATCGGTATGCATTGGATGAAAACTCCGAGATGATCCTGTATCCACAACCCGATCAAAGCTCAGCGCCTGCGGAATACGATCTGGTCATTTCCGGTGCCGCTAAGGATATGGATCGTGAAGCATTAATCAAACTGGGAGTCGGTTTTGTACCGGAAGAGTTAGAGAAGTATATCAAGCTGGAAACGGAGCTGACCGAAGTGGTGGACTGGAACCGCAGTTCATCGCTGCTCAGACACGTACAGTTAAGTGATGTCCAGATCACCCAGCAGCCGGTCTGGACGGAGAACTCCGGCGTAGAAAATCTGGAAGAACTGGGCTACGAAGTTCTGATTCACGGCAAACTGGGACCACTGTTACTGCAGAAAAGGACTCCCACCGATCAGGAATTCTATTTCCTGTTCGATACAGACCGTTCGACACTCCCTTATCGGGTTGGTTTTCCCATCATGGTTTCGAACCTGGTACAGTTGACTCTGCAGGAGGCAGGAATCGCCGAAACACAAGCCGCAGCGACACCGGTTTTACCGGTTGTGGAATATCAGCCGGAGCAGAGTTACCAGATTAAGCCTCCTGTCGGTAAGACGATGACAGTTAAGAGTGATGCGAATGGCGTCTTGTCCGGCATCGCGGCGCTCCACGTTGGCACTTACAACATCAGTGGCGAAGGTGCTAAAGATGCCGAACTTGGCGTGAGTTTATTGAACCCTCTGGAGACTTCTCTCGTTTCCGTAGAGAAGATCCAGTTCAGCGAAGTTCCGGTCAGCGCAGCGGCAGCGCAGATTGACAGCGATAAACCGCTCTGGAGTGAGTTTGCTCTGATCGCGTTTTTCCTGTTACTACTCGAATGGTGGTATTTCCAACGCAAACCAACGGGTGTTCCTACTTAA
- a CDS encoding AAA family ATPase — protein MNQPETTDEPIVLQAEADHFKKVFNEVRSEVGRMIIGQERVVESTLYALFCGGNVLLEGVPGLGKTELVKALSRVLDLHFQRIQFTPDLMPADIIGTNIMSTDETGTYRFEFRKGPIFTQLLLADEINRASPKTQSALLETMQEGTVTAGGTQYRLDQPFFVMATQNPIEQEGTYPLPEAQLDRFMFKINVPFPNRDELNTIVQQTILKQPVELTKLLNSSQILELRSVLEKVVVVEPIRDYAIRLVLSTHPGTDFATDEVRRFIHWGASPRAAQSLVKAARVRALSEGRAHVAFEDIRYFANEVLQHRVLLNYDGQAENIKVTDLIAKICQELPEKE, from the coding sequence ATGAATCAGCCGGAAACAACCGACGAACCCATCGTGTTACAGGCCGAAGCCGATCACTTTAAAAAAGTGTTCAACGAGGTGCGGTCCGAAGTGGGCCGGATGATTATCGGCCAGGAGCGGGTCGTGGAATCAACACTCTATGCCCTGTTTTGTGGCGGCAATGTCCTGTTGGAAGGGGTCCCCGGACTGGGGAAAACCGAACTGGTGAAAGCACTCTCCCGGGTACTGGACCTTCATTTTCAACGGATTCAGTTTACTCCGGACCTCATGCCTGCGGATATTATCGGCACCAATATCATGAGTACCGACGAAACCGGGACCTACCGCTTCGAATTCCGCAAAGGACCGATTTTTACCCAGTTACTGCTGGCAGACGAAATCAACCGGGCGTCACCCAAGACACAGTCGGCCCTGCTGGAAACGATGCAGGAAGGAACAGTCACCGCCGGCGGGACACAGTATCGGCTGGACCAGCCCTTTTTTGTGATGGCAACTCAGAACCCGATTGAGCAGGAAGGGACCTATCCACTCCCGGAAGCACAGTTGGACCGCTTTATGTTTAAGATTAATGTCCCATTCCCCAACCGGGACGAACTCAACACGATTGTGCAGCAGACCATTCTGAAACAGCCGGTCGAACTGACCAAACTGCTCAACAGCAGTCAGATTCTGGAACTGCGTTCGGTGCTGGAAAAGGTTGTGGTTGTCGAACCAATCCGCGACTATGCCATTCGCCTGGTGCTCTCAACTCATCCGGGAACTGATTTCGCAACCGATGAAGTCCGCAGATTCATTCACTGGGGCGCCAGTCCCCGGGCAGCACAGTCCCTGGTAAAAGCGGCGCGGGTGCGTGCGTTGAGTGAAGGCCGGGCGCACGTGGCGTTTGAAGACATTCGCTACTTTGCGAACGAGGTACTGCAGCATCGGGTGCTACTCAACTATGACGGGCAGGCGGAAAACATCAAAGTGACCGATCTGATCGCCAAAATCTGCCAGGAACTGCCCGAGAAGGAGTAA
- a CDS encoding ABC transporter permease subunit: protein MFQGTFALFHRALAVDFRLMRTHLFRFLFAILILFCLFSAQMSSSMMGAAGLALFGQIVYLNFVFILIAGISFFATAITEEKEEETIGLLLMAGVNPVSLLLGKMLPRLIAALLLLSIQFPFTLLAITLGGVMFSQVLAAYIALAAFLFLVANLGLLCSVISARSRTASTLVFIGLVTYFLGVPLLELLRTAAINENWISGNFFPVKVAGIILEWIYDSSVIKQVTTILSTGFNETAWGYQFWSNLLFGLFLFGLANWLFTRFALLEQSSTPERRLVAKKKRSMFSPGRAWPQALMWKDFFFVHGGYGMSLIKFIAYGMALFSLCTFFGYTTRSYSIQEIGMTMFWTMLIVILIEISLISARIFHVEIQWKTLVSTAMLPESMAKIAYTKVLGSLLSILPAFFYLSLGVLFRLREMRYDSGLVFAEPGFWMMCTEILFFWHLTAFLSTYIKWGALPLSFFTMWMGNTFFFISVSLLSLGAGAPDMDGLSVAVTFMMMIGIIAFHFLIKERLVHLASQ from the coding sequence ATGTTTCAGGGAACCTTTGCACTCTTTCACCGTGCGTTGGCAGTCGACTTTCGTCTGATGCGCACACATCTGTTTCGCTTCCTGTTTGCGATCCTGATTCTGTTCTGCCTCTTCTCCGCCCAGATGAGCAGTTCCATGATGGGGGCTGCTGGTCTGGCTTTGTTCGGACAGATCGTCTATCTGAATTTTGTGTTTATCCTGATTGCAGGCATCAGCTTCTTCGCAACAGCGATCACCGAAGAAAAGGAAGAAGAGACCATCGGACTGCTATTGATGGCAGGGGTCAACCCGGTCTCTCTACTGCTGGGGAAAATGCTGCCCCGCCTGATTGCCGCCCTGTTACTGCTCTCGATTCAGTTCCCGTTTACGCTATTGGCAATCACGCTCGGCGGCGTTATGTTCTCGCAGGTCCTTGCCGCCTATATCGCGCTGGCAGCCTTCCTGTTTCTGGTCGCGAACCTGGGCCTGTTGTGCTCTGTGATCAGCGCGCGTTCGCGGACGGCTTCCACCCTGGTCTTTATCGGCCTGGTTACGTACTTTCTGGGTGTCCCTCTGTTAGAACTGCTACGAACTGCGGCCATCAATGAAAACTGGATCTCCGGAAATTTCTTCCCCGTGAAAGTCGCGGGGATCATTCTCGAATGGATCTACGATTCCTCAGTAATCAAACAGGTTACGACCATCCTGTCGACCGGCTTCAACGAGACGGCCTGGGGATACCAGTTCTGGAGCAATTTGTTGTTTGGACTGTTCCTGTTTGGTCTGGCGAACTGGCTGTTCACCCGCTTTGCGTTGCTCGAACAGTCTTCTACTCCCGAACGCAGGCTCGTCGCAAAAAAGAAACGCAGTATGTTTTCCCCGGGGCGCGCCTGGCCTCAGGCACTGATGTGGAAAGACTTCTTTTTTGTCCACGGCGGCTATGGCATGAGCCTGATCAAATTCATTGCCTACGGAATGGCTTTGTTCTCTCTCTGTACTTTTTTTGGTTACACCACACGTAGCTATTCCATCCAGGAAATCGGAATGACGATGTTCTGGACCATGTTGATTGTTATTCTGATTGAAATCAGTCTGATCTCGGCGCGGATCTTCCATGTGGAAATCCAGTGGAAGACGCTGGTCTCCACGGCGATGCTCCCTGAGTCGATGGCGAAGATAGCATATACGAAAGTGCTGGGATCTCTACTGAGTATCCTGCCGGCCTTCTTCTATCTGTCATTGGGCGTGTTATTCAGACTCAGGGAAATGCGCTACGATTCCGGTCTGGTTTTTGCCGAACCCGGGTTCTGGATGATGTGTACCGAGATCCTGTTTTTCTGGCATTTGACGGCTTTTCTGTCCACCTACATTAAATGGGGCGCATTACCCCTTTCGTTCTTCACCATGTGGATGGGTAACACCTTTTTCTTTATTTCAGTCAGTTTACTTTCACTGGGAGCAGGGGCGCCTGATATGGATGGACTTTCCGTCGCGGTAACGTTTATGATGATGATTGGCATTATTGCTTTTCATTTTCTGATCAAAGAACGTTTGGTCCATCTGGCTTCACAATAA
- a CDS encoding DUF58 domain-containing protein: MAENSALTQYTPLFDNKTLSMLERMRLNPTRRLTNRSRGEHLTGKGGSSTEFSDYRNYVPGDDVRYIDWNIFSRLNRPFMKQYQHEEEMHVVIILDASSSMDHEDKFERGKQLAAAFGVMGLLNFEKVSIYACNQRGNRPAQFPPSSGRVSMKRLFDFLTSLEPGGDEPVEQAVEDVLRTHRGRGIAVILSDFESLGDLQRPLNMLFSAGLEIFGVQILAPSEVNPEINGDLRLVDSETGQTLDISSAGDLLGLYHEHRAMLEDHLSTLCRQRSGRFLSVNSGDSLEHVLFDQLRRKGWVR, from the coding sequence GTGGCCGAGAATTCAGCCTTAACGCAGTATACCCCTTTGTTCGATAACAAGACGTTATCGATGCTGGAGCGGATGCGCCTCAACCCGACCAGGCGGCTTACCAACCGGAGCCGGGGCGAACACCTGACCGGCAAAGGGGGATCGAGCACCGAGTTTTCTGATTATCGGAACTACGTGCCCGGCGATGATGTCCGCTACATCGACTGGAATATCTTTTCGCGTCTGAATCGCCCCTTCATGAAGCAGTATCAGCATGAAGAGGAGATGCATGTCGTCATCATCCTCGATGCCTCGTCTTCGATGGATCACGAAGACAAATTCGAACGGGGAAAACAACTGGCTGCTGCTTTCGGAGTCATGGGGCTGCTGAATTTTGAGAAGGTCAGCATTTATGCCTGTAATCAGCGGGGGAATCGTCCCGCCCAGTTTCCGCCCTCATCAGGTCGGGTCAGCATGAAGCGACTGTTTGACTTTCTGACGTCTCTGGAACCAGGCGGAGATGAACCGGTCGAGCAGGCCGTAGAAGATGTCTTACGGACGCACCGTGGACGGGGGATCGCGGTCATTCTCTCCGATTTTGAATCTTTGGGTGATCTGCAGCGTCCTTTAAACATGTTATTCAGTGCAGGGCTGGAAATCTTCGGGGTTCAGATTCTGGCTCCTTCGGAGGTCAATCCGGAAATCAACGGGGATCTGCGACTGGTTGACAGCGAGACAGGGCAGACTCTCGATATTTCCTCAGCGGGTGACCTGCTGGGATTATATCACGAGCATCGGGCGATGCTGGAAGACCACCTCTCAACACTGTGTCGACAGCGTTCGGGACGTTTTCTGTCAGTCAATAGTGGCGATTCCCTGGAGCATGTTCTCTTTGATCAGCTGCGGCGGAAAGGATGGGTACGATGA
- a CDS encoding hydroxypyruvate isomerase family protein — MHSPISRRNMLQTSGALAATALGLSAAHASSSKTLKGNINQSVVHWCFKKYWDIDKTAQVASQLGIKSVELTPAENWKTLQKHGLTCAIASSHGFKVGFNNPDNWDQCIEILRKRIDECAAGGVKNVITFTGMRDGISDDEGAKNCVAGLKKIIGYAEKNNVNLCLEMLNSRDSSHPMKGHPGYQGDHTDYCIDIIKQVGSDRMKLLFDIYHVQIMDGDVIRRLHEHKDYIGHVHTAGNPGRGELDMKQEINYPPIMQALLDIGYQGFVGQEFIPTRDPYEGLKEAVILCDV; from the coding sequence ATGCACTCACCCATCAGTCGTCGAAACATGCTGCAGACATCAGGCGCTCTGGCAGCAACTGCGCTCGGGCTTTCGGCGGCCCATGCTTCTTCCTCCAAAACACTTAAGGGAAATATCAATCAGTCAGTTGTTCACTGGTGCTTCAAGAAGTACTGGGACATCGATAAAACGGCCCAGGTCGCCAGTCAGCTGGGAATCAAAAGTGTAGAACTGACGCCAGCCGAGAACTGGAAAACACTTCAGAAACATGGCTTAACCTGCGCGATCGCATCCAGCCACGGGTTCAAAGTCGGTTTCAACAACCCGGATAACTGGGATCAATGTATTGAAATTCTGCGTAAGCGAATCGATGAATGTGCCGCGGGCGGCGTCAAAAATGTGATCACTTTCACCGGCATGCGGGACGGTATCAGCGATGATGAAGGAGCGAAGAACTGCGTTGCCGGCCTGAAAAAGATCATCGGTTACGCCGAGAAGAATAATGTGAATCTCTGCCTGGAAATGCTGAATTCTCGTGACAGCAGCCATCCCATGAAAGGTCATCCCGGCTATCAGGGAGATCATACGGATTACTGCATCGACATCATCAAACAGGTCGGTTCAGACCGAATGAAGCTGCTGTTTGATATCTACCATGTCCAGATTATGGACGGGGACGTGATCCGTCGCCTGCACGAACATAAGGACTACATCGGGCACGTGCACACAGCCGGGAATCCAGGGCGTGGCGAACTGGATATGAAACAGGAAATCAATTATCCGCCAATCATGCAGGCGCTGCTCGATATTGGCTATCAGGGATTTGTCGGACAGGAATTCATTCCAACTCGCGATCCCTACGAGGGTCTGAAAGAAGCCGTCATCCTGTGTGACGTCTAA